One Bacillus spongiae DNA window includes the following coding sequences:
- a CDS encoding thioesterase family protein — protein MKKISYIDNIIEWRNEFEFFKPVTVRFSETDMFGHMNNTVPFVYFEQARIEYLKSLHFMQEWIKPTNDTIPVVADLQCDFLQQVFFGDELNIFVKASKIGTSSVDLHYMSVNRKNEICFVGRGTIVQISKKTGTAIPWTEEMKEKMRGSYHRSPTIPL, from the coding sequence ATGAAAAAAATATCATATATTGACAATATAATAGAATGGAGAAATGAATTTGAGTTTTTTAAACCCGTAACAGTTCGATTTTCTGAAACGGATATGTTTGGGCATATGAATAACACTGTTCCATTTGTTTATTTTGAGCAAGCCCGTATCGAATATTTAAAGAGCTTACATTTTATGCAAGAGTGGATAAAGCCAACAAATGACACAATTCCAGTTGTGGCAGATTTACAATGTGATTTTCTCCAGCAAGTATTTTTTGGAGACGAGTTAAATATTTTCGTAAAGGCCTCAAAAATAGGCACATCTTCTGTAGATTTGCATTATATGTCAGTAAATAGAAAAAATGAAATATGTTTTGTTGGAAGAGGAACAATTGTACAAATATCTAAAAAGACAGGGACAGCCATTCCTTGGACTGAGGAAATGAAAGAGAAAATGAGGGGATCTTATCATCGTTCCCCAACAATTCCATTATAA
- a CDS encoding response regulator transcription factor: MKDNDFAHKPLLTKREREVFELLVQDKTTKEIASELFISEKTVRNHISNAMQKLGVKGRSQAVVELLRMGELEL, translated from the coding sequence TTGAAGGACAATGATTTTGCACACAAACCATTACTCACCAAAAGGGAAAGAGAGGTTTTTGAACTGTTAGTACAGGATAAGACAACGAAAGAAATTGCAAGTGAGTTGTTTATCAGTGAAAAAACAGTTCGGAATCATATTTCCAATGCCATGCAAAAGCTTGGAGTGAAGGGGCGTTCACAAGCTGTGGTAGAACTTCTTCGTATGGGGGAGTTAGAGCTTTAA
- a CDS encoding MarR family transcriptional regulator, translating into MKNEGVMTDERMSVVSDIEKDLRYISGIIKQKGREILSQYTITLPQFIGLQWLLEEGDMTIGELSNKMSLACSTTTDLIDRLEKNQLVKRVRAEHDRRVVRIHLQDEGKRIIADVIKKRQQYLQGVLNGFSEQDITLLKNQLGKLHQEMKLE; encoded by the coding sequence ATGAAGAATGAAGGAGTTATGACAGACGAAAGAATGAGTGTTGTTTCTGATATAGAAAAAGATTTACGTTATATTTCCGGTATAATTAAGCAAAAGGGACGTGAGATTTTAAGTCAGTATACGATTACGCTCCCTCAATTTATTGGACTTCAATGGTTATTAGAGGAAGGAGACATGACAATTGGAGAGCTGTCGAATAAAATGTCTTTAGCCTGTAGTACAACAACTGATTTAATCGATCGATTGGAGAAAAATCAACTCGTAAAGAGGGTAAGGGCTGAACATGACCGAAGAGTGGTTCGAATTCACCTTCAAGATGAAGGGAAGAGGATTATTGCCGATGTAATTAAAAAAAGACAACAATACCTTCAAGGTGTTTTAAATGGCTTTTCAGAACAGGACATAACTCTATTGAAGAATCAACTAGGTAAACTACATCAAGAAATGAAATTAGAATAG
- the racE gene encoding glutamate racemase: MKKPIGIIDSGVGGLTVAKEVMRQLPNETIYYVGDTARCPYGPRSSEEVARFTWDMTEYLIQYDIKMLIIACNTATAVVLNEIKETLSIPVLGVILPGARAALKHSHSGKIGVLGTVGTIRSNAYSKALKSINQDVKVSALACPKFVPLVESGEYEGDFARRIVSKTLQQMKADRLDTLILGCTHYPLLEPIIQEVIGAEVKVISSGEETAREASTILDYNESLAVGDHTPHHRFFTTGSSKIFAQLASKWLQQDHLIVETIDL; encoded by the coding sequence TTGAAAAAACCGATAGGAATAATTGATTCAGGTGTAGGGGGGTTAACTGTCGCAAAGGAAGTTATGCGACAGCTTCCAAATGAAACGATTTATTATGTTGGAGATACGGCTCGCTGTCCCTACGGCCCACGATCAAGCGAAGAAGTAGCTCGTTTTACTTGGGATATGACGGAGTACTTAATTCAGTATGATATAAAAATGTTGATTATTGCTTGCAATACGGCAACAGCAGTGGTGCTAAATGAAATTAAAGAAACATTGTCTATACCTGTTTTAGGTGTAATACTTCCAGGCGCCAGAGCAGCATTAAAACACTCTCATTCTGGTAAAATCGGAGTGCTCGGGACGGTAGGAACGATTAGGAGTAATGCGTACAGTAAAGCCTTGAAATCGATTAACCAGGATGTGAAAGTATCTGCACTGGCTTGTCCAAAGTTTGTTCCGCTTGTGGAAAGCGGGGAATATGAAGGTGATTTCGCAAGAAGAATCGTTAGCAAAACCCTTCAACAAATGAAAGCGGATCGATTAGATACATTAATTTTAGGATGCACGCATTATCCATTATTGGAGCCAATTATTCAAGAAGTGATAGGGGCTGAAGTAAAGGTAATCAGTTCAGGTGAAGAAACAGCTAGAGAAGCTAGTACAATACTTGATTATAATGAGTCCCTTGCTGTAGGAGACCACACACCTCACCATCGTTTCTTTACGACGGGATCTAGTAAGATCTTTGCTCAACTAGCGTCAAAATGGCTTCAACAAGATCATCTTATCGTCGAGACAATTGATTTATAA
- a CDS encoding GerMN domain-containing protein: MSKRFKATMVFVLTLTLYLSGCGLFGEDEKKKLDPPEEVSQLEEGESVETSDSTDDDSVTSSMDESSEKVMTELYLIDENGYVVSQTLPLPKTESVAKQAVEHLVTNGPVSNILPNGFRAVLPADTTVDVNIKTEDKMAVVDFSTEFGNYEAEDEEKILQAVTWTLTQFENVEKVEFRVNGYPLTEMPVNGTKISPDGLSRSMGINIDPEGVIDISNSRQLTVYYLAQNEGSMYYVPVTKRVSNIEGSNINAVVAELIKGPSYSSNLVSEFFPDVELLDTPTVKDGEVTLNFNEAIYGSFEEKMISTELLNSLVLSLTEQTNIKKVSVLVNGEGEIVNEQGESLSEPVTRPEKVNTVSF; encoded by the coding sequence ATGTCGAAGCGCTTTAAGGCAACAATGGTGTTTGTCCTTACTTTAACCTTATATTTGTCAGGCTGTGGATTATTTGGTGAAGATGAGAAAAAGAAGCTAGATCCGCCAGAAGAGGTATCACAATTAGAAGAAGGAGAAAGTGTCGAAACAAGTGATTCTACTGATGATGATTCAGTCACGAGTTCTATGGATGAATCGAGTGAGAAGGTTATGACAGAACTGTATTTAATAGACGAAAATGGTTATGTTGTGTCACAAACATTACCATTACCTAAAACAGAAAGTGTTGCCAAGCAAGCGGTAGAACATTTAGTTACGAATGGACCAGTTTCCAATATTCTACCGAATGGCTTTAGAGCGGTACTGCCTGCTGATACGACGGTTGATGTGAACATAAAAACGGAGGACAAAATGGCTGTTGTTGATTTTTCTACTGAGTTTGGAAATTATGAGGCAGAAGATGAAGAAAAAATACTTCAAGCTGTTACGTGGACGCTAACCCAATTTGAGAATGTTGAAAAAGTTGAGTTTAGAGTAAACGGCTATCCTTTAACAGAGATGCCGGTAAACGGTACAAAGATAAGCCCTGATGGTTTATCAAGGTCAATGGGGATTAACATTGATCCTGAAGGTGTGATTGATATTTCAAACTCTCGGCAACTAACTGTCTATTACTTAGCACAAAATGAAGGTTCCATGTATTATGTACCAGTTACTAAACGTGTAAGTAATATTGAAGGGAGTAATATAAATGCCGTTGTCGCTGAGCTTATCAAGGGACCTAGTTATTCTTCTAATTTAGTTAGTGAGTTCTTTCCAGATGTTGAACTTTTAGACACTCCAACGGTTAAAGATGGAGAGGTAACGTTAAACTTTAATGAGGCGATATATGGAAGTTTTGAAGAAAAGATGATTTCCACTGAGTTATTAAACTCTCTTGTTCTTTCCTTGACAGAGCAAACAAACATTAAAAAAGTTTCAGTTCTTGTTAATGGAGAAGGGGAAATTGTGAATGAGCAAGGTGAATCATTAAGTGAACCTGTTACTCGCCCTGAAAAAGTAAATACCGTCAGTTTTTAA
- the rph gene encoding ribonuclease PH — MRVDGRQARQLRNIHIDTEYLKHPEGSVLITVGDTKVICTASIEERVPPFMRGEGKGWVSAEYAMLPRATESRNIRESSKGKVSGRTMEIQRLIGRALRAVVDLEALGERTIWIDCDVIQADGGTRTASITGAFVATAFALAKLQDEKKLPQFPLKDYLAATSVGVVKEKGVILDLNYIEDSSALVDMNVIMTGSGEFVELQGTGEESTFSMKELQELLAAAEKGIVELFELQKNALGEIANRLNL; from the coding sequence ATGCGAGTAGATGGTAGACAGGCGAGACAACTGAGAAACATACATATTGACACAGAATATTTAAAACACCCAGAAGGATCTGTTCTTATAACCGTTGGAGATACGAAGGTAATTTGCACAGCAAGTATCGAGGAACGAGTACCTCCTTTTATGCGGGGAGAGGGGAAAGGTTGGGTATCAGCAGAATATGCCATGTTACCTCGTGCGACGGAATCTAGAAATATCCGTGAATCGTCTAAAGGGAAAGTTTCAGGGAGAACGATGGAAATTCAGCGTCTCATCGGACGAGCTTTACGTGCTGTTGTAGACCTCGAAGCTTTAGGAGAAAGAACTATATGGATTGACTGTGATGTTATACAAGCAGATGGAGGGACGAGAACTGCGTCCATTACAGGTGCCTTTGTTGCAACTGCCTTTGCATTAGCTAAGTTGCAAGATGAGAAAAAGCTACCACAATTTCCTTTGAAAGATTATTTAGCTGCTACAAGTGTAGGGGTTGTAAAGGAGAAAGGTGTAATCTTAGATTTAAATTATATTGAGGACTCTAGTGCTCTTGTTGATATGAATGTCATTATGACGGGTTCAGGAGAATTTGTTGAGCTCCAAGGAACTGGAGAAGAATCTACCTTTTCCATGAAAGAACTTCAGGAGTTATTAGCTGCGGCGGAGAAAGGAATAGTGGAACTTTTTGAACTTCAAAAAAATGCACTTGGTGAGATTGCTAATCGTTTAAATCTATAA
- a CDS encoding XTP/dITP diphosphatase, producing MVERNVLIATKNKGKAKEFERMFAPYGFQVTTLLDIENAIDIEETGTSFVENALLKAETAAKEYQTMVIADDSGLAVDALNGEPGVYSARYAGSEKSDEANIEKVLEQLEGMNKEKRTAHFCCTLAVAAPGKQSVTVEGKCEGIITEEKRGENGFGYDPIFFVPSLGKTMAEMSPLEKNQISHRGNALKKLESILPTIINEANTR from the coding sequence ATGGTGGAAAGGAACGTGTTAATTGCTACCAAAAATAAAGGGAAAGCAAAAGAATTTGAGCGAATGTTTGCGCCCTACGGCTTTCAAGTCACTACTCTATTAGATATTGAGAATGCGATTGATATTGAAGAAACGGGAACCAGCTTTGTAGAAAATGCTCTTCTAAAAGCAGAAACGGCTGCAAAAGAATATCAAACGATGGTTATTGCAGATGATTCTGGGTTAGCTGTTGATGCACTAAATGGGGAACCAGGAGTGTATTCCGCTCGCTATGCAGGTAGTGAGAAAAGTGATGAAGCCAATATAGAGAAAGTATTGGAGCAGCTAGAAGGAATGAATAAAGAGAAACGAACGGCTCATTTTTGCTGTACGTTAGCTGTTGCCGCCCCTGGGAAGCAATCGGTTACTGTCGAAGGGAAATGTGAAGGCATCATTACAGAGGAAAAACGAGGAGAGAATGGCTTTGGTTATGACCCCATCTTCTTTGTTCCTTCGCTTGGAAAGACAATGGCTGAAATGTCACCGTTAGAGAAGAATCAAATTAGTCACCGTGGTAACGCTTTAAAGAAGCTTGAATCCATTCTTCCTACAATTATTAATGAGGCTAACACCCGATGA
- a CDS encoding metallophosphoesterase encodes MKVLVVSDSHGSRKALLDIQKHYGGELNAMFHCGDSELHENDDALKGFQVVKGNCDWNGQFPEEIVQQVGSDVFFITHGHLYNVKMTLMNVSYKAREHNATIVLFGHSHIVGAELIHGMLFINPGSIALPRNRKEKTYCLIERKEKMVIVSFFDENHDELIDLRQEFFI; translated from the coding sequence ATGAAAGTATTGGTTGTAAGTGATAGTCATGGGTCACGAAAAGCACTACTTGATATTCAGAAACACTATGGAGGGGAGCTTAACGCAATGTTTCATTGCGGAGACTCTGAACTTCATGAAAATGACGATGCACTAAAAGGCTTTCAAGTCGTAAAAGGGAACTGTGATTGGAACGGCCAATTTCCAGAAGAAATCGTACAGCAAGTTGGAAGCGATGTCTTCTTTATCACACATGGGCATCTCTATAATGTGAAAATGACATTAATGAATGTAAGTTATAAGGCAAGGGAGCATAATGCTACTATTGTTCTATTCGGTCACTCACATATAGTAGGAGCTGAATTAATCCATGGAATGCTTTTTATCAATCCTGGCAGTATAGCACTACCACGTAATCGCAAAGAGAAAACGTATTGTTTAATAGAAAGAAAAGAAAAGATGGTCATTGTTTCGTTTTTTGATGAAAATCATGACGAACTTATTGATTTAAGACAAGAATTCTTTATATAA
- a CDS encoding site-specific integrase — MTKRKASLVVNTDLSNVFNEKPIRKKVNGFPIEKALSTVLRQMKAAGLRDRTIMDYKLHVNHFVKVTEVEVIEELNADHIYEWLSSMEVSNQTKLTRLKCIKAFLGRCFDNGWLEINFWRNIRIKVNNPVKEGATDQDIKTLLTLLDLTRFVELRDAAAILIMYQTGIRVGTLSQLKSKHVNLDEKMLKIDGGIIKNHESIYLPFDEVLARLLEALIQQNEIVRKENNVHNDLLFITKNGGPVATSPTNNNIIKRLSRYGKDFGLKNVTPHALRRGFAKKLLDKGANIALISKALGHSDIAVTTRYLHLDKEEVAENLRDFL; from the coding sequence ATGACGAAAAGAAAAGCGTCATTAGTAGTCAACACGGATTTATCGAATGTTTTTAACGAAAAGCCAATACGGAAAAAAGTGAATGGTTTTCCGATAGAAAAAGCGTTGTCAACGGTATTACGTCAAATGAAAGCGGCTGGACTTCGTGACCGAACGATTATGGATTATAAACTGCACGTTAATCATTTCGTTAAAGTTACCGAGGTAGAGGTTATTGAGGAATTAAACGCGGATCATATTTACGAATGGCTGTCGTCGATGGAAGTTAGTAACCAAACGAAATTAACTCGTCTGAAGTGTATAAAGGCATTTTTAGGGCGTTGTTTCGATAACGGATGGTTAGAGATAAATTTTTGGCGAAATATTAGAATTAAGGTCAATAACCCGGTTAAAGAAGGAGCGACAGACCAGGATATCAAAACGCTCCTAACACTACTGGATTTAACACGTTTCGTAGAGTTAAGGGATGCGGCAGCTATTTTAATTATGTACCAGACCGGCATACGCGTCGGTACACTATCGCAATTAAAGAGTAAGCACGTCAACCTCGATGAGAAGATGTTAAAAATTGATGGGGGAATAATTAAGAATCATGAATCGATCTATCTACCGTTTGACGAAGTTCTTGCACGGTTGTTAGAAGCGTTGATTCAGCAAAATGAAATAGTACGTAAAGAAAATAATGTTCACAACGATTTGCTTTTCATTACAAAAAACGGCGGGCCTGTTGCGACAAGTCCGACGAATAATAACATTATTAAACGACTTAGCAGATATGGGAAAGACTTTGGGTTGAAAAATGTTACACCGCACGCTTTACGCAGAGGGTTCGCTAAAAAATTACTTGATAAGGGCGCTAATATTGCTCTTATATCTAAGGCTTTGGGGCACAGCGATATAGCGGTAACAACGAGGTATTTACATTTGGATAAGGAGGAAGTAGCAGAAAATTTACGGGACTTCTTATAA
- a CDS encoding phage holin: MNRFKNYALWAAVLAFVPLLADSLQVYDISVILPGNYDNLVISFLGILVLAGVINNPTSGKGLKDDE, translated from the coding sequence ATGAACCGATTTAAAAATTACGCATTATGGGCGGCAGTGCTGGCGTTTGTGCCATTACTGGCAGATAGTTTACAAGTTTACGATATCAGCGTTATCTTGCCGGGCAACTACGACAACTTGGTGATTTCGTTTCTCGGAATACTTGTGTTAGCGGGGGTAATCAATAACCCGACTAGCGGAAAAGGGTTGAAAGACGACGAATAA
- a CDS encoding N-acetylmuramoyl-L-alanine amidase, with product MRFVFEAGHGLSTAGKRTPDGEKEWSFNNKQLLACQNFLKNYEGVQILRVDDPSGKRDVPLKERTDKSNRFGADAYVSFHNNAVSGAKYGDHEGMETYSYMGRNPKSEKLQKAIHKHLIKATKNKDRGRKEANFHVLRETKCAAVLTESFFMDSKNDIKKLRDDSYLKATGEAIAKGIVECYELKKKSKKPKPDYVGKRAESIYKGSDGLNFYSKATFNKKYRAGVLKYQYGFPKILRKLKVEGANMFEVKNSKGKTYYITASEKYIRVE from the coding sequence ATGAGATTTGTATTTGAAGCAGGACACGGACTAAGCACAGCGGGAAAACGTACTCCGGATGGCGAAAAAGAATGGAGTTTTAACAATAAGCAACTTCTCGCTTGTCAAAACTTCCTAAAAAACTATGAGGGCGTACAAATTCTACGTGTAGACGATCCGTCCGGAAAGCGTGACGTACCATTAAAAGAGCGAACGGACAAGAGTAATCGTTTCGGTGCCGATGCTTATGTGTCTTTTCACAACAACGCAGTAAGCGGTGCTAAATATGGCGACCACGAGGGAATGGAGACATACTCCTACATGGGTAGAAATCCCAAGAGCGAAAAACTACAAAAGGCTATTCACAAACACTTAATTAAGGCTACGAAAAATAAAGACCGAGGTAGAAAAGAAGCAAATTTTCATGTACTCCGAGAGACAAAATGCGCGGCTGTTCTAACAGAATCATTCTTCATGGATTCTAAAAATGATATTAAAAAATTACGTGATGATTCTTATCTTAAAGCAACCGGAGAGGCTATCGCAAAAGGAATCGTAGAGTGTTACGAGTTAAAAAAGAAGTCCAAAAAGCCTAAACCTGACTATGTAGGAAAACGTGCTGAGAGTATCTACAAAGGATCGGATGGATTAAATTTTTACTCGAAGGCGACGTTTAACAAAAAATACCGAGCTGGCGTGCTAAAATATCAATACGGATTTCCAAAAATCTTGAGAAAGCTGAAGGTAGAAGGGGCTAATATGTTCGAAGTTAAAAACTCAAAAGGAAAAACGTATTATATTACAGCAAGCGAAAAATATATCCGTGTAGAATAA
- a CDS encoding helix-turn-helix transcriptional regulator, with amino-acid sequence MFGLGKKRSTFGRWLDKKGLTQDEVAKCSKVGRTTISNMCNDEDYSPRIATWVKVQRALERKGYTVDRNDFFNM; translated from the coding sequence ATGTTTGGACTTGGTAAGAAGAGAAGTACATTCGGTCGGTGGTTAGATAAAAAGGGGCTTACGCAAGACGAGGTTGCAAAATGTTCGAAGGTCGGAAGAACAACCATCTCTAATATGTGTAATGATGAAGATTATAGTCCTCGAATTGCAACGTGGGTTAAAGTTCAAAGGGCATTAGAAAGAAAAGGCTACACTGTTGATAGGAATGATTTTTTCAATATGTAA
- a CDS encoding FtsK/SpoIIIE domain-containing protein, producing the protein MIFEIASTVVMGGILGTTFYHQQGGGGNDHSKIENIAKNCGLVSKDGKAIRILRKSKHAGYTEYVYQIPQGLSFKDFKLKLDHFQDGLNAKKTVFDFSLSDIKEIDWKRNVLQQIRDIIEKKTKQRKSIEMEYDGALKIFVYETELTKKYVLDEVNLDKFSGWKVPVGMSRKGALIHDFEQRPHMIVAGATGFGKSEFIKMLITVLTHSQSDNARFHLIDLKGGLELGRFKNMRQVETFGRNPDEARIILDNIQADMSAKLDDLFAQGYKDIAEAGQKERYFVFIDEAADIADDKQCMAITTDIARRGRAAGYRLIYSTQYPTNETLPSQVRANIGARVCFRLETNVQSRAVLDEGGAEELPEIQGRAIFRRVSNHIVQTPYIERKTIEKVIGPNIVIKSRKEADYEHSSYKTPTKGGSDTLIVEETELS; encoded by the coding sequence ATGATTTTCGAAATTGCTTCAACCGTGGTTATGGGCGGTATACTAGGCACAACGTTTTATCATCAGCAGGGTGGAGGCGGAAACGATCATTCGAAAATCGAAAACATAGCGAAAAATTGCGGGCTTGTCTCGAAAGATGGAAAAGCGATTCGCATTCTCCGCAAAAGCAAGCACGCTGGCTACACCGAATATGTGTATCAGATTCCGCAAGGCTTGTCGTTTAAGGATTTCAAATTGAAGCTCGACCACTTTCAAGACGGACTAAACGCCAAGAAAACGGTATTCGATTTTTCGTTAAGCGACATAAAAGAAATCGATTGGAAACGAAACGTACTGCAACAAATACGGGATATAATCGAAAAGAAAACGAAACAACGAAAGTCTATCGAAATGGAATACGACGGGGCTTTAAAGATTTTCGTTTATGAAACCGAACTAACAAAGAAATATGTATTAGATGAAGTGAATCTCGATAAGTTTAGCGGTTGGAAGGTACCCGTTGGCATGAGTCGAAAGGGCGCGTTAATACACGACTTTGAGCAGCGACCTCACATGATTGTGGCCGGCGCAACAGGCTTCGGAAAATCCGAATTCATAAAAATGCTCATTACGGTACTAACGCATAGCCAGTCGGACAACGCTCGCTTTCACCTTATCGACCTTAAAGGCGGGCTCGAACTCGGTCGTTTTAAAAACATGCGACAAGTTGAAACGTTTGGGCGAAATCCTGACGAAGCAAGGATAATTCTCGATAACATTCAAGCTGACATGAGCGCCAAGCTCGACGATTTATTCGCGCAAGGCTATAAGGACATAGCCGAAGCGGGACAGAAGGAACGTTACTTTGTTTTTATCGACGAAGCTGCCGACATAGCGGACGATAAGCAATGCATGGCGATTACAACAGACATAGCACGGCGAGGCAGAGCGGCAGGGTATCGACTGATTTACTCGACACAGTACCCAACGAATGAAACATTGCCGAGTCAAGTGCGTGCGAACATTGGTGCTAGGGTTTGCTTCCGATTGGAAACAAACGTACAGAGTCGCGCAGTGCTCGACGAAGGAGGAGCCGAGGAATTGCCGGAAATTCAAGGGCGAGCAATCTTTCGCCGAGTATCGAATCACATTGTTCAAACGCCATACATTGAGCGAAAGACAATCGAAAAAGTAATCGGGCCAAATATCGTAATCAAATCACGAAAGGAGGCCGACTATGAACACTCGAGTTATAAAACGCCAACAAAGGGAGGAAGCGATACTCTTATCGTTGAAGAAACTGAATTATCTTAG
- a CDS encoding replication-relaxation family protein, protein MNTRVIKRQQREEAILLSLKKLNYLSRSQIQRLHRLGSDRNARIVLKSMTEYLSYTREGEKVYYLNKEGRDRVQAQKVCKKTIQIHHYLMRNEAFIALGQPATWKNEVKFGMKGVGSIVADAVFQRGDLYTAIEIDYSQKMTINKSKVETYRALMRKNRFNLIWVTTTEYRRKQLAKLCEGMSVKIYTINDFK, encoded by the coding sequence ATGAACACTCGAGTTATAAAACGCCAACAAAGGGAGGAAGCGATACTCTTATCGTTGAAGAAACTGAATTATCTTAGTCGATCGCAGATTCAGCGTTTACACCGGTTAGGCAGCGACAGGAATGCGCGGATTGTATTGAAAAGCATGACGGAATATCTGTCGTACACTCGTGAAGGAGAAAAGGTTTATTATCTGAATAAAGAGGGACGCGATCGAGTGCAAGCGCAGAAGGTTTGTAAAAAAACGATACAAATTCACCATTATTTAATGCGAAACGAAGCCTTCATTGCCTTGGGGCAACCGGCCACCTGGAAAAACGAAGTGAAATTCGGTATGAAAGGCGTGGGGTCCATCGTAGCAGATGCGGTGTTTCAACGCGGCGACCTATATACAGCGATTGAAATCGACTATTCGCAAAAGATGACGATTAACAAATCGAAAGTAGAAACGTATCGGGCGCTAATGAGGAAAAATCGATTTAATCTCATATGGGTGACGACGACAGAGTATCGACGAAAGCAACTGGCGAAGTTATGCGAGGGAATGTCGGTGAAAATATATACGATTAATGACTTCAAATAA
- a CDS encoding right-handed parallel beta-helix repeat-containing protein produces MALRIVPTDFLTVQDAIVASSPGDSIKILAGTFDGFEVDVENLKIFGCGIGRTIIAGAPAQGTSDGVVVSADRTILQGFTVQGFQASGVEVNSNNNILKSIESTASNNGFTNNGENNLIIKCVASINGGHGFEFLDSGRMSCLIRNESSQNFLRGFSVNGRINFFIHNIAKDNVNAGFFLFGTLNSVWSNTSIRNQFGVQIEFNSTSNQVIKNNVCNNVNSGIIVQTFVGPGLNVIDSNIVRNNGTDDTDAGILIPTGRTGNTIRFNKARNNFEFDIEAGPGAEPPNNTFDGNKCGNSDPPGLCT; encoded by the coding sequence ATGGCATTACGAATTGTACCTACCGATTTCTTAACGGTACAGGATGCGATTGTTGCATCAAGTCCGGGCGATAGTATAAAGATTTTAGCTGGGACATTCGATGGGTTTGAGGTAGACGTGGAAAACTTGAAAATATTCGGTTGCGGGATAGGTCGGACGATTATTGCGGGTGCTCCTGCGCAGGGAACCAGTGACGGTGTGGTAGTGAGTGCTGATCGAACAATATTGCAAGGGTTTACCGTGCAAGGATTTCAAGCTAGTGGTGTTGAGGTGAATTCGAATAATAACATACTAAAATCTATCGAATCTACAGCCTCAAATAATGGATTTACAAACAACGGAGAAAATAATTTAATTATTAAGTGTGTAGCTTCGATTAACGGCGGACATGGATTTGAGTTCCTTGATAGCGGACGGATGAGTTGTTTAATTCGTAACGAAAGTAGTCAAAACTTTTTAAGAGGTTTTTCGGTTAATGGAAGAATCAACTTTTTCATTCATAACATTGCTAAAGATAATGTGAATGCTGGATTTTTCTTGTTTGGAACTTTGAATAGCGTATGGAGTAATACATCTATTAGAAACCAGTTCGGAGTACAAATTGAATTTAATTCAACCAGTAATCAAGTTATCAAGAATAATGTGTGTAACAATGTCAATAGTGGGATAATTGTCCAGACCTTTGTTGGGCCTGGTTTAAATGTAATTGATTCAAATATTGTTCGTAACAATGGAACAGATGATACTGATGCAGGTATCCTAATTCCTACTGGAAGAACTGGCAACACCATCCGCTTCAACAAAGCGAGAAATAACTTCGAATTTGACATCGAAGCAGGACCAGGTGCAGAACCACCCAACAACACCTTCGATGGCAACAAATGCGGTAATAGTGACCCGCCTGGCTTGTGTACCTAA